A single region of the Changchengzhania lutea genome encodes:
- a CDS encoding NAD(P)H-hydrate dehydratase — MKIFSKEQIYQWDNLTVERQNISSTDLMERAGTQIFEWIHQRMQGAQVPIHVFCGIGNNGGDGLVLARHLITYGYHVKTYIANCSDKRSKDFLVNYDRVKNVTKDWPVLLNCKEDFPEITPDAIIVDCIFGIGLNRPVDEWLGQLFQHFKNSKAFTLSVDIPSGLRTDQVPTDENDVVWAGYTLSFVAPKLVFFLPETAKFIGQWEVLDIGLDPAFLKETETEVHLIGKYEVLQMYVPREKYSHKGSFGHTMIIGGSYGKIGSVTLSSKAALSAGAGLVSAFVPKCGYTVLQSSFPEAMVVTDTDEELLTKIDFEVKPTVIGFGMGAGTSPKTLSAFEAFLKVNKKTPLVIDADGINMLSKKKTLLKLLPENTILTPHPKELERLIGTWKDDFEKIKKVKALSKKYKIIIVIKGANSITIGNEKIYVNTTGNPGLATAGSGDVLTGIICGLVSQGHNALNASIFGVYLHGKSADIAIQDYGYQSLIASHVINYIGKAYLDLFKQPEPTIEEEKKQVK, encoded by the coding sequence ATGAAAATTTTTTCTAAAGAACAGATATATCAATGGGACAACCTTACAGTAGAGCGGCAGAATATTTCGTCTACAGACTTAATGGAGCGCGCAGGAACACAGATTTTTGAATGGATCCACCAACGTATGCAAGGCGCACAAGTGCCCATTCACGTGTTTTGTGGAATTGGCAATAATGGTGGTGATGGATTGGTTTTAGCAAGGCATTTAATAACATATGGCTATCATGTGAAAACATATATTGCGAATTGCAGTGATAAGCGTTCTAAAGATTTTTTAGTCAATTATGACCGTGTAAAAAATGTCACAAAAGATTGGCCCGTCCTTTTAAACTGTAAGGAAGATTTTCCAGAAATAACACCAGACGCTATTATTGTGGATTGTATTTTCGGGATTGGATTGAACAGACCAGTAGATGAATGGTTAGGTCAATTATTTCAACATTTTAAAAATTCAAAAGCGTTTACCTTGTCGGTCGATATTCCTTCAGGTTTACGAACCGATCAGGTACCAACTGATGAAAACGACGTCGTTTGGGCAGGTTACACCCTGAGTTTTGTTGCGCCAAAGTTGGTGTTTTTTTTACCTGAAACCGCAAAATTTATTGGTCAATGGGAAGTTTTGGATATTGGACTCGATCCAGCATTTCTTAAAGAAACCGAAACGGAGGTCCACTTAATTGGGAAGTATGAAGTACTACAAATGTACGTGCCTCGTGAAAAATACTCTCATAAAGGTAGTTTTGGACATACCATGATTATCGGTGGCAGTTATGGCAAAATTGGATCTGTAACTTTGTCAAGCAAGGCGGCACTTTCTGCTGGCGCAGGACTGGTTTCTGCATTTGTTCCTAAATGTGGTTATACGGTACTACAATCGTCTTTTCCAGAGGCTATGGTAGTTACTGATACGGATGAAGAACTACTCACTAAAATAGATTTCGAAGTCAAACCAACCGTAATTGGCTTTGGGATGGGAGCTGGCACAAGCCCAAAAACATTAAGTGCATTTGAAGCCTTTTTAAAAGTGAACAAAAAGACACCTTTAGTTATAGATGCCGATGGCATAAACATGCTTTCTAAAAAAAAAACATTATTAAAATTACTGCCTGAAAACACGATATTGACACCACATCCTAAGGAATTAGAACGGTTGATTGGTACTTGGAAAGACGATTTTGAGAAAATTAAAAAAGTAAAAGCCCTTTCTAAAAAATATAAGATTATTATCGTTATTAAAGGTGCCAACAGCATCACCATAGGAAACGAAAAAATTTATGTAAATACAACAGGAAATCCTGGGTTAGCCACAGCGGGCAGTGGCGATGTGCTTACTGGTATCATTTGCGGATTAGTTTCCCAAGGCCATAATGCTTTAAATGCCTCTATTTTTGGTGTGTATTTACATGGGAA